From Acidobacteriota bacterium, a single genomic window includes:
- a CDS encoding response regulator transcription factor, with product MQPRKQLNNRGRAKILIADGEGVFRLGLKKLFSVEDDLRVVAQAENSVQMVAMNRSFRPDLILVQEEIALTGFDRFVDRLRSDSPNCRVLVSYSHLGDKQKEKLFRNGVSGMVSRSAQPEYFVEVVRRVLDDDHKEFSPVESGSEDVNLLNGDHQRPVDTLTPREKSIISCLTQGWRNRDIAAHLRITEQTVKNHLRSIYDKVGVSDRLELVLYAIHRRLELPPVSPFN from the coding sequence ATGCAGCCAAGAAAGCAGCTGAATAACAGAGGCAGAGCGAAAATCCTGATTGCGGACGGCGAAGGCGTCTTCAGGCTGGGCCTTAAGAAGCTGTTCAGCGTCGAGGATGATCTCCGCGTGGTCGCTCAGGCCGAAAATTCCGTCCAAATGGTGGCGATGAACAGATCTTTTCGGCCCGACTTGATTCTTGTTCAGGAAGAGATAGCCCTTACGGGGTTCGACCGGTTTGTTGATCGACTCCGTTCCGACTCTCCCAATTGCAGGGTGCTCGTTAGCTATTCGCATCTTGGTGATAAGCAGAAAGAAAAGCTGTTTCGCAATGGGGTATCAGGGATGGTTTCAAGGTCAGCACAGCCCGAATATTTCGTGGAAGTCGTGCGCAGGGTTCTTGACGACGATCACAAGGAGTTTTCGCCGGTGGAAAGCGGCTCGGAGGACGTGAATCTGCTCAACGGCGACCATCAGCGGCCAGTTGATACACTCACTCCCAGAGAAAAATCAATTATCAGTTGTCTTACACAGGGTTGGCGAAATCGAGACATCGCGGCACACCTTCGAATTACCGAGCAAACTGTCAAGAACCATCTCAGATCGATTTATGACAAAGTAGGAGTTTCAGACCGGCTTGAACTTGTGCTTTACGCCATCCACCGCCGGCTTGAGTTGCCACCTGTTAGTCCATTCAACTAA
- the lpxD gene encoding UDP-3-O-(3-hydroxymyristoyl)glucosamine N-acyltransferase, with protein MRLGEIAEKLGCKLEGPEELEITAVAGLEEAGPSDLTFLSNPKYRRKLRTTRAAAIILSPEEPDPGRPALRSANPYLDFARALEYFYPPVRPEPAIHPTAIIAPSSKIGRSPSIGPYVVIERGVEIGDDCVIKGHVVIYEGAKIGHRFLAHSHVVVRENVQIGNDVVLQNGAVIGSDGFGFARQTDGSYYKIVQAGSVVIEDNVEVQANSCIDRATVGVTHLRKGAKVDNLVQVGHACDIGENTLLCGQSGLAGSCEIGKNVVLAGQVGVAGHLTIGDNVIATAQTGIPSDIESNNIISGYPAMDNSRWLKCSAAFARLPEIYAAVRGQINRPLASEKNE; from the coding sequence ATGAGGCTTGGTGAGATTGCTGAGAAGCTGGGTTGTAAGCTTGAAGGCCCAGAAGAACTCGAAATTACTGCCGTCGCTGGCTTGGAAGAAGCCGGGCCCTCGGATTTGACGTTTCTATCAAATCCCAAGTACCGGCGTAAGCTCCGGACAACACGGGCGGCCGCAATCATTCTCTCGCCGGAAGAGCCTGATCCTGGCCGTCCGGCGCTGAGATCCGCAAACCCCTATCTGGATTTTGCGCGGGCGCTGGAATATTTTTACCCTCCCGTCCGGCCTGAGCCGGCGATCCACCCCACTGCCATCATAGCTCCCAGCTCAAAAATCGGCCGAAGCCCGTCAATTGGCCCCTACGTGGTGATTGAAAGAGGAGTCGAAATCGGCGATGACTGCGTTATTAAGGGCCATGTGGTGATTTATGAAGGCGCAAAGATAGGCCACCGCTTCTTAGCCCACTCCCACGTGGTCGTCCGCGAAAACGTGCAGATCGGCAACGACGTGGTTCTCCAAAACGGTGCAGTCATCGGAAGCGACGGCTTCGGCTTTGCACGTCAGACCGACGGTTCTTACTACAAGATCGTCCAGGCTGGCAGCGTTGTGATTGAGGACAACGTTGAAGTCCAGGCGAACTCTTGCATTGACCGTGCTACGGTGGGCGTCACTCACCTCCGTAAGGGCGCAAAGGTTGATAACCTCGTCCAGGTGGGCCACGCCTGCGACATTGGTGAGAATACGCTGCTCTGCGGACAGTCAGGGCTTGCGGGCAGTTGCGAGATTGGAAAGAACGTGGTCCTTGCAGGGCAGGTTGGCGTGGCCGGCCACCTGACGATTGGTGACAATGTGATTGCAACTGCACAGACGGGAATACCCTCTGATATCGAATCTAACAACATCATTTCCGGATATCCGGCCATGGATAATTCGCGCTGGCTGAAATGTTCGGCGGCGTTCGCCCGCCTTCCAGAGATCTATGCAGCGGTGCGCGGGCAAATAAACCGGCCGCTGGCCTCGGAAAAAAACGAGTAA
- a CDS encoding 1-acyl-sn-glycerol-3-phosphate acyltransferase, with amino-acid sequence MLRTLLVYVVLILFLVILGPPLILWSAIKGNTDTFYRVGVFSARAALRLAGVSLRVTGREKIPAGKAVVFMPNHQSNCDPPAVAAVLPPILIMAKREFFRVPIMGTAMRMRGFIPVDRSNREQAYAAVDKGVASLRAGHSFLAFPEGTRSRTGRLQAFKKGIFVMAIKAGAPIVPISLSGAYKIMPRGDFRIRPGPVRITIHDPIPTACCSIADCTSLAEQVRRAMIEGLLPEERPLALHSD; translated from the coding sequence ATGCTCAGAACGCTGCTGGTTTATGTCGTCTTAATCCTCTTCCTGGTGATTCTGGGTCCTCCCTTGATCCTGTGGTCCGCCATCAAAGGAAACACGGACACCTTTTACCGCGTCGGAGTTTTCAGTGCAAGGGCCGCTCTTCGCCTGGCCGGAGTCAGTCTAAGAGTCACGGGCAGAGAGAAGATTCCCGCGGGGAAGGCTGTGGTCTTTATGCCGAATCACCAGAGTAACTGTGATCCTCCAGCCGTGGCTGCGGTCCTTCCTCCCATACTGATCATGGCGAAAAGAGAATTTTTCCGGGTTCCAATTATGGGTACCGCTATGCGTATGCGGGGATTCATTCCCGTGGACCGAAGCAATCGTGAGCAAGCCTACGCAGCAGTGGACAAAGGCGTAGCTTCCTTAAGAGCAGGTCATTCTTTTTTGGCTTTTCCAGAGGGGACCCGGAGCAGAACAGGGCGGCTACAGGCTTTCAAGAAGGGGATTTTTGTCATGGCAATCAAGGCCGGTGCGCCAATCGTTCCGATTTCCCTGTCAGGAGCATACAAGATCATGCCTCGCGGCGATTTCAGAATCCGCCCAGGGCCAGTGAGAATTACGATCCACGATCCTATCCCTACGGCGTGTTGCAGCATTGCAGACTGCACGAGCCTGGCCGAGCAGGTCCGACGGGCAATGATAGAAGGCCTTTTGCCAGAGGAACGTCCCCTTGCGCTGCACAGCGATTGA
- a CDS encoding M61 family peptidase, which yields MRNSFNTVVAAFRWRQTVPAIVAAYCLFVAGSADGRSQNPPVLYLLDLRNPASHLVDVTMHIPQAGDGTELQIPAWSNLYQIRDFVRNLQDVRAECQGRPVSLRREDINTWASVESCADLKIHYEVYANQESVFSAILDGRHAFLNFALLLLYLPHERQRPVRVKFLLPEDWKLITMLDDGPGPGEYQAPDYDRLADSPAEAGKFQEYDYVQEGAEYRIVVDGDQGLYSSKRLLEVLEKITSTETTLMQGVPFKRYTFMFFFPEKGGGGMEHRAGTAISIPADQIHTGFESLEDIAAHEFFHLWNVKRIRPQGLEPIDYIHGNDTSDLWFSEGVTNTYAQLTLLRAGLINSSQFYNHLAAEIGQLNSRPARNFLSVEESGREAWLEKYLDYFRPERSISYYNKGELLGYLLDLAIRHESENRYSLDDVMQWLNREFARRGRFFSDSDLENIMTQLAPAFAAREFFSRNISGAGDLNYGKYLGYAGLALKIKMKEEPDLGFDSLQAFVGPIQVESVVQGSNADKAGLQAGDILLKMDGVELPVTPDRELVYFKPGQKVVFTVQRGTRVLEVAYLLGSKGVKVYHVEEMPNATSAQLTLRRGWLMGGAKRGSTAGN from the coding sequence ATGAGAAACTCGTTCAACACAGTTGTTGCAGCGTTCCGATGGCGGCAAACCGTTCCTGCCATTGTCGCCGCGTATTGTCTGTTCGTCGCCGGATCTGCAGATGGACGATCGCAGAATCCTCCTGTTCTATACCTGCTCGATTTGCGAAATCCGGCATCGCATCTGGTGGATGTCACCATGCATATCCCGCAGGCCGGCGATGGAACTGAGCTCCAGATTCCTGCATGGAGCAACCTCTACCAGATTCGTGACTTTGTTCGCAATTTACAGGACGTTCGAGCGGAGTGCCAGGGTCGACCCGTGTCCCTCCGCCGAGAAGATATCAATACGTGGGCAAGCGTGGAATCGTGTGCAGATCTGAAGATCCATTACGAGGTCTATGCTAACCAGGAAAGCGTCTTCTCTGCAATTCTGGACGGCCGCCACGCATTCCTGAACTTTGCGCTGTTGCTCCTGTACTTACCGCATGAGCGTCAGCGTCCCGTACGGGTTAAATTCCTTCTGCCGGAAGACTGGAAGCTGATTACGATGTTGGATGATGGACCCGGGCCCGGCGAGTACCAGGCGCCGGACTACGATCGCTTGGCAGATAGTCCCGCCGAGGCAGGAAAGTTCCAGGAATACGACTATGTCCAGGAGGGCGCAGAGTATCGCATTGTTGTTGACGGTGACCAGGGTCTCTATTCGTCAAAGCGCCTGCTTGAAGTGCTCGAGAAAATTACCTCCACTGAAACAACTCTGATGCAGGGCGTTCCGTTCAAGCGTTACACCTTCATGTTCTTTTTCCCGGAGAAGGGTGGAGGCGGAATGGAACACCGGGCTGGCACTGCTATCAGCATTCCGGCCGACCAGATCCACACGGGATTCGAAAGCCTCGAAGATATTGCTGCACACGAATTTTTCCACCTCTGGAATGTTAAGCGCATTCGTCCGCAGGGGCTGGAACCCATCGACTATATCCATGGAAACGATACGAGCGACCTTTGGTTCTCAGAAGGAGTTACCAACACTTACGCACAGCTTACTTTGCTTCGCGCGGGATTGATCAACAGCAGCCAATTTTACAACCACCTGGCCGCGGAGATCGGCCAACTCAACTCACGGCCGGCAAGAAATTTCCTGAGTGTAGAGGAATCTGGGCGGGAGGCCTGGCTTGAGAAATATCTCGACTACTTTCGACCCGAGCGAAGCATCTCTTATTACAACAAGGGGGAACTGCTTGGCTATCTGCTCGACCTTGCCATCCGTCACGAGAGTGAAAATCGTTACAGCCTGGACGATGTGATGCAGTGGCTTAACCGGGAGTTTGCCCGGCGCGGCCGATTCTTCAGCGATAGCGACCTTGAAAACATAATGACTCAGCTTGCGCCTGCATTCGCGGCTCGGGAATTCTTCAGCAGGAATATCAGTGGGGCCGGTGATCTCAACTATGGAAAATACCTTGGTTATGCGGGATTAGCTCTGAAGATCAAAATGAAAGAAGAGCCTGACCTTGGGTTTGATTCTCTCCAAGCCTTCGTCGGTCCCATTCAGGTGGAATCCGTGGTCCAGGGAAGTAATGCGGACAAAGCCGGACTCCAGGCCGGCGACATTCTTCTTAAAATGGACGGCGTCGAGCTTCCCGTTACTCCCGACCGCGAATTGGTTTACTTCAAGCCAGGGCAGAAAGTTGTTTTCACAGTGCAACGCGGGACGAGGGTTCTTGAGGTCGCGTATCTACTGGGGTCGAAGGGTGTAAAGGTCTACCACGTGGAGGAAATGCCCAACGCCACCTCGGCCCAACTCACCCTGCGCAGGGGCTGGCTGATGGGTGGGGCTAAAAGAGGGTCCACGGCGGGAAACTGA
- a CDS encoding amino acid permease, translating to MQSSLKRELTTFSATALVVANMIGTGIFTTTGFLAADLGRSSLVLGVWIVGGIVALAGCLVYGELSVNLPRSGGEYVYLREAWGPVWGFVSGWVSFFAGFSAPIAAGGLAFAAYLSYFFPSLSPSSSDSFLHSGIGWIHLGNGQLLAVGIIVVFAVVNILGLRFAASLQNTLTLLKIGVLSAFLALAFIIGHGNWHHFVLSSPRASSHNLALQFAVSLTFVMFAYSGWNAATYVAEEIRTPERSLPLALVGGTLLVIVFYLACNVAFIYALPLEKLKGVLPVGSEAAKALLTGRGGAIFSGMMAAALLSCISAMVIVGPRVYYAMARDGCFFPSAGRVHTKFQTPAVAILFQGLATVVMIITGSFEALIYYIGFMLVLFAALATAGIFRLRKRPNWQKLPAVDRLFPLVPGVFLVASCGMLISTVRLRPMESFFGLLTVCFGAGLYWWTSLRNQNRRRV from the coding sequence ATGCAATCTTCGCTCAAACGGGAGTTGACTACTTTCAGTGCCACGGCCCTTGTGGTGGCGAATATGATCGGAACCGGCATTTTCACTACGACGGGATTTCTGGCCGCGGACCTGGGCCGCAGTTCGCTGGTTCTCGGGGTGTGGATCGTGGGTGGGATTGTGGCCTTAGCTGGTTGCCTGGTCTACGGCGAATTGAGCGTCAACCTCCCTCGGTCGGGCGGGGAATACGTCTACCTCCGGGAGGCCTGGGGGCCAGTGTGGGGGTTTGTGAGCGGGTGGGTCTCATTTTTTGCGGGTTTTTCTGCACCCATTGCGGCGGGCGGTCTGGCCTTTGCGGCTTACCTCAGCTACTTCTTTCCTTCTCTTTCCCCCTCATCTTCCGATTCATTCCTTCATTCGGGGATCGGATGGATTCACCTGGGCAACGGGCAACTTCTGGCAGTTGGCATCATCGTCGTGTTTGCCGTGGTTAATATTTTGGGGTTACGGTTCGCCGCCAGCCTGCAGAATACGCTGACGCTGCTCAAGATCGGAGTGCTGAGCGCATTCCTGGCGCTTGCTTTCATCATCGGCCACGGTAATTGGCATCATTTTGTGCTGTCATCTCCCAGAGCTTCTTCACACAATCTGGCGTTGCAATTTGCCGTTTCACTTACCTTTGTCATGTTCGCTTACAGTGGCTGGAATGCTGCGACCTATGTAGCGGAAGAAATTCGGACGCCCGAACGTTCGCTGCCTCTGGCCCTGGTTGGCGGGACGCTTCTCGTCATCGTATTCTATCTGGCTTGCAACGTGGCGTTTATTTACGCGCTTCCGCTTGAGAAGCTGAAAGGGGTTCTGCCGGTTGGGTCGGAGGCGGCAAAAGCGCTGCTTACTGGGCGCGGTGGCGCCATTTTCAGCGGCATGATGGCCGCGGCCTTACTTTCGTGCATCAGCGCCATGGTGATTGTAGGGCCTCGTGTGTACTATGCGATGGCTCGGGACGGGTGCTTCTTTCCCTCGGCCGGGCGCGTCCACACTAAGTTCCAGACCCCGGCTGTTGCGATCTTGTTCCAGGGGTTGGCTACGGTTGTCATGATCATTACGGGAAGCTTCGAGGCGCTGATTTACTATATCGGATTCATGCTGGTCCTCTTTGCTGCACTGGCGACGGCCGGAATCTTTCGGCTGCGGAAACGCCCGAACTGGCAAAAGCTTCCTGCGGTTGACCGTCTATTCCCTTTGGTGCCCGGGGTTTTTCTGGTGGCCAGTTGCGGCATGCTGATTTCGACCGTCCGGCTTCGTCCTATGGAATCGTTTTTTGGGCTGCTGACGGTTTGCTTTGGTGCGGGCTTATACTGGTGGACTTCCCTTCGAAACCAGAATCGGCGTAGAGTATAA
- a CDS encoding protein-L-isoaspartate(D-aspartate) O-methyltransferase, translated as MRTRLFHTWTVWLTWCALLFLATSGCQRQVISSVAVSPVTPDIDTSSKVRELMVQRQIASRGVSDQRVLEAMRKVPRHLFVPPQMGPYAYLDAPLPIGYGQTISQPYVVAFMTHALKLKPEDRVLEVGTGSGYQAAVLSLIVREVYSIEIVEPLATEAALRLRELGYENVKVRAGDGYRGWPEAAPFDAIMVTAAPRHVPQPLVDQLTSDGYLVLPVGKYFQKLVRIQRSAHGFKREDLLPVRFVPMTGEAER; from the coding sequence ATGCGAACAAGGTTATTCCACACATGGACAGTCTGGTTGACGTGGTGCGCTTTGTTGTTCTTGGCCACCAGCGGTTGTCAGAGACAAGTTATATCCAGTGTTGCAGTGTCTCCCGTCACCCCGGATATAGATACATCCAGCAAAGTTCGCGAATTGATGGTCCAGCGACAGATTGCCTCACGTGGAGTAAGCGACCAGCGGGTTCTGGAAGCCATGCGCAAGGTCCCGCGCCACCTTTTTGTGCCGCCCCAGATGGGACCCTACGCGTACCTGGACGCCCCGCTACCAATTGGCTACGGTCAGACGATCTCGCAGCCTTATGTCGTGGCATTTATGACGCATGCCCTTAAACTCAAGCCGGAAGACCGCGTTCTTGAGGTCGGAACAGGATCTGGCTATCAGGCCGCTGTGCTCTCCTTGATTGTGCGGGAAGTTTATTCCATTGAGATCGTCGAGCCCCTGGCTACTGAAGCAGCCTTGCGCCTGCGCGAGCTTGGTTACGAGAATGTTAAGGTTCGCGCCGGAGACGGTTACAGGGGTTGGCCCGAAGCAGCTCCCTTCGATGCGATTATGGTGACAGCGGCTCCCCGTCATGTTCCTCAGCCGCTCGTGGATCAGCTGACATCCGATGGATATTTGGTTCTCCCTGTTGGCAAGTATTTTCAAAAGCTGGTGCGGATCCAGCGCAGTGCTCATGGATTTAAGAGAGAAGATCTTCTTCCAGTTCGATTTGTTCCAATGACAGGTGAGGCAGAAAGATAA
- a CDS encoding diaminopimelate epimerase, translating into MGDNSKIIFTKFHGLGNDFIVMNGSNISGNFSRLAHSICERHTGVGADGLLLVQKPRTADNHARVRFFNADGSEAEMSGNGIRCAGAFLVRERRRLHLLRVETASGVKVLELMSGGSRAKQEKWKFQVNMGKPILNPQKIPFVAGKHPSPVIGYPILTTHGILGATVTSMGNPHCSIFVKEFSIIPWEEIGREIERSALFPNRTNVEFVHVLSKNEIEVRYWERGVGKTLSSGTGSCGAVVACILNGFTQRSVKVRTLAGTLEVKWPEDKEVTLAGPVRLIADGVYYPPG; encoded by the coding sequence ATGGGCGACAATTCAAAGATTATCTTTACAAAATTCCATGGGCTGGGCAACGACTTCATCGTCATGAACGGCAGCAACATATCTGGAAACTTCAGCAGGCTCGCGCATTCCATTTGCGAGCGGCATACCGGGGTGGGCGCGGACGGACTTCTCCTCGTACAGAAACCCCGGACGGCAGACAATCATGCTCGTGTACGCTTCTTTAATGCAGATGGCAGCGAAGCTGAAATGTCAGGTAATGGCATCCGTTGTGCCGGGGCCTTCCTGGTGCGGGAACGACGCAGGCTTCACTTACTTCGAGTAGAGACGGCCTCCGGCGTCAAGGTCTTGGAACTCATGTCTGGAGGCTCCCGGGCCAAGCAGGAAAAGTGGAAGTTCCAAGTGAACATGGGCAAACCCATCCTGAATCCGCAAAAAATCCCGTTCGTCGCAGGGAAACATCCATCGCCTGTGATTGGCTATCCGATCCTCACGACTCACGGCATCCTGGGCGCGACAGTTACCTCTATGGGCAATCCGCACTGCTCAATATTTGTCAAGGAGTTTTCGATTATTCCCTGGGAGGAAATCGGCCGTGAAATTGAGCGCAGCGCGTTGTTTCCTAATAGAACAAATGTAGAATTTGTCCATGTCCTTTCAAAAAACGAGATCGAAGTTCGCTATTGGGAACGAGGGGTCGGAAAGACCTTGTCTTCCGGCACCGGTTCCTGTGGAGCCGTCGTGGCATGCATTCTAAACGGCTTTACTCAGAGATCGGTCAAGGTCCGAACTCTGGCAGGCACACTTGAAGTAAAATGGCCTGAAGACAAGGAAGTCACGCTTGCTGGCCCTGTAAGACTGATTGCGGACGGAGTCTACTATCCGCCAGGGTAG